In the genome of Aedes aegypti strain LVP_AGWG chromosome 2, AaegL5.0 Primary Assembly, whole genome shotgun sequence, the window GGCCAACTGTCAAACGGCGTCGATCAAACGGGACGGGGGACAAACCACTCGGAGATGGGACACTCGGGAAGTGGAACGAAATATTTCACATGCATTGAatacacgcaaaaatgttacaacccaaaaaaaatagttaaaaaacatcaagcgtgtgctagaatagaGGCATAAGTAACATGATGAATTTTTCTTAATTGATCCTCTTGATTTTCTCGAGTTCATCCCTtggtatggaccaatgcacgagttcactaatttgacgtttgagcggtgccgaattcactggttgctatggtcacataaataacacacgcagcgaactggaatggaccaatgcacgagttcagtcgttgacatttgagcggtgccatgttatttacgtTACCATGGTTGctagtgaatacggcaccgctcaaatgtcaaattagtgaactcgtgcaaaggtccattgatccatgcacgagttcactaatttgacgtttaagcggtcccgaattcactcgttgctatggtcacataaataacacggcaccgctaaaacgtcaaataatgaacccgtgcataggtccatatcgaaaggcaaaatgtccttatgaaagatggaacgattatcgcaatacgaacgctttatgtatcgttttagcatcactccacaccaaggcgtcgataggcgcgggaTGTACGCACGAggctatcgatcgcaaggtccttggttcgattccaggttgccgcgaaaactatttttgttttcaaatttcggtttcataaggcaaatttatgaatttcaaaccgattccttgtggcgaattttcataaggggttcagattaaaaatggttcaaacgtcatttagctcatgaaacacagtgaagtgagatggaacgctgaGGAACgcaacgcagaatcaaaacaaaacagcgaaagaagtaaccagaaacacgtttccagggtgactagatgttcaaattaaaaatgaaccccgatggtttgcatgaggtaccgttcaaattagcgggggtgcacggtaccgaaaagctaaacattacatatactttgcaattggattaaatggacaaattgatgtgaagttttgcgaaaaagttggaagttggatcattattattgtattttattattcgaaacaaacacaaaaactcattGGTCTCAACACCTACACCGGTCTAACAACTGGACACTGCCCCAGCAGATACCACTTACAAAAGATTGGAGCCATCCACAacccaaattgccgtttctATAGTGAAACGTGCGAAATCTCTCAACACCGTCTCTGCTCCTGCTGTGCACATATACAACGAAGGTCCAAAATATTTGTCAAGCCCTTTTTAGAGCCGGCTGAaatttggaacgcatcccccagggaAGTGGTCGGCTTTATCAGGCTGATCGTACCAGATTGGGGAATTCACAATGCTACAacttaggacttctgcccatcaatggcagatggctaATTGTTTAGTCaccgcgcaaagtattccggtggCGTTCTCGCCACTGAGGGTCTTTGTAAAATCAAAAGAGTATATTGTACtatgcaagataaatccacgtaatgcgattatctgaaaatgtcgatatgccgtcgcagtgataataaaaatcaccaaatgtttcagatttagcaaatttgaaacatttgcgtccttgaagaacgaataaataaatatcgtgtggcaggtacgattatactctatgcccagggaaatcaaggaaatttccattacgaaaagatcctggaccgaccgggattcgaacccagacaccttcagcatggctttgctttgtagccgcggactctaaccactcggctaaggaaggccctttaAGCTGCAGGGTATTTCCTAGTTATTTAGGACTTAATGTCAGAAAGAAGACGAAAGTTAATCAAACTATCAAAAAGTTATGTCAATCTCTCATTACTTTTTTCCGTGCTCTGTCACGTTTTTTTCCGATGCCCAACACTTGAAACAATCAATAGATAAAACTAATAACAATGGAAGTGCCAATATACTTCCACCGTTATTATTTTATTCActtcattatatttttttaacaggAACTAGTATCCACAATTGATTTTCGATACATAACTGATGCTATTACACCGGAGGAAGTGATAGACATATTACGGAAAAATAAAACGTTACGCAAAACCAAGACCGAAGATCTGATCGAAAATGGCTATCCTGCTTATACAACTCAAGTTGGTATGTTCTGTTGTACAAACCATTATTCTATCCAAAAGTTTTCATTCAATATTGTATTTCGATATCACACAGGTTGGCTGGGTTACAGTGATGATCTGATTCGATCATTGTGCAAGAAATATCTCCGGGCAGGATTCACAGCGTTCAAAATCAAGGTTGGTCAAGACCTGGAAAACGACATCAAACGGTGCAAGTTGGTGAGAGAGGAGATTGGTTGGGATAATAAGTTGGTAAGTATGGTTGCGTACTTTGTAGTAAAGCACTCTTTCAAAATATCTACCAACGATGCAGATGGTCGATGCCAACCAAATATGGGACGTGAACACTGCTATCGAATGGATGGAAAAGCTAAAGGATTTCCAACTGTTGTGGATAGAGGAGCCCACTTCCCCAGATGATGTTTTGGGACACAAGAAAATAGCGGAAGCTTTGAAGTAATGAAAATAATGCGTCATTTTGTGGCTTTGGAAAAAtgcttcaatttatttttttttttttttatagaaaatacAATATTGGAGTAGCTACAGGAGAAATGTGTTGTAATCGGGTTTTGTTCAAACAGTTTTTACAAGCAAATGCATTGGAGTTCTGCCAGATTGATTCCGCTCGGATTGGTGGCGTTAACGAAATTTTGTCAGTTTATCTAATGGCTAAAAAGTTTGGCGGTATGCTTCTTATAACCACATAATGATTTTGCACCTTTAGCTTCCATTTCTTTCAACAGTGAAAGTTTGCCCCCACGCAGGTGGCGTTGGTTTATGTGAGATGGTACAGCATCTTCAGATGTGGGACTACACGTCTGTGTCATGCAGCAAACAGGAGCGTATGGTGGAGTTCGTCGATCAGCAACATGAGCAATTTCTACATCCTGCGGTCATCAATGAAAATGCATGCTATGCAGCTCCGACTGCTCCCGGGTACTCCACCGAGCTGAAGCCGGAGGCTGTTTCAATGTTTGAGTATCCAGGTGGATCCGAGTGGCAGAGAATGtttgctgaagaaattttcaaaaatgaatgagatatttcaaatatttgtgttttttttttatacattcaTTTGGTTATCAttcgaaaatttcataacgctgaagggggtggaaGAGTGTCATTTAGATGAAGAATATTCTCGGAAAATACATTAGGAAAGGGGAAGCGTGTAGAttattttcagcgttatgaaatttgtgaattaatCCTCAAGATTcactcacaaatttcataacaccaaataTCGCCTGTTTTGACATCGACTTTTTCCAATGCAACGCAttgggttcattcatttatttcataacgctgaaaatggcaatttttcacACTCATTCcttcgtaacgcattttgtatgaatattctataaattttgtatgaggcgtAACATcgtaaggacacccacccacccccttcagcgttatgaaatttgtgaataatccCATTTTGCATTAAAATTCTATGCACGCAGAAAATTCttgcatgattgacataacttttcCGATAGTTGCTTTAACATGCCAGGATACAGTTGTTACAAGCATATTATCGGTGCTTCTAAACTGACAGTATGGTTTGCCCAATCGCTTTTGCGTTTGTTTCTGTCTTCCATCACatgattatttcaattatattattgttgaattagCTTTCCGCACATTTCTACCTTGAAACGTTATGAGCTGTACCGCTAAAAACCGCTGTTTACCAACAAGTGATGTTGGAATAGATAATAAGTTAACGCGCTCTCACTCTCAAGATAGTGGTTTGAATTCCTGCTccaatttttatttacattttgtcacatttttgcaatgtcgataaagaagattcgtgccggttttgacaacacaacatcaacaataatacgattgtcatgattgtatattaatattgagtcaatcatatctatggttgattcaattattttgtgtagttgaaccaatcataccaaatagttaaaccaaccatagatattgttgaatcaattttaatgtatggtTGACTAAAATCCAATGTCAAATATGATTGATCTACCAGCAAATATGATTGACTGGACAattcttttttctccgtgtgtatcaataacttttgagctgTAATATTTCGACGACACTTATTCCTTTCagctttatgaaatttatgaatgagcCTTTATAGTTGGTATAGGATAAAAATAGTGGTTAGATTAACAACAATAATTTACAAATGAAGTTACATTATTACGACATATAAAATTCGCATTATTTCACTTCTGAATTTTGATGTcaatggggtcatgcacaaattacgtcacgctccaaggggggacggggtcgagccaagcgtgaaaAGCCTTACAACATTTTCGGAGGACTGAAACAAAAAGTTGGACAAAGGGGGGTGGGGGgattcgaaaaagttgaaatttagcgtgacataatttgtgttccATCCccaataaataatataaaattgatattgcgatatctacactcagaaacacgggtagtcacagaatgactaaattttagtaaattatgactattttctatctgcttctctttcatcctgcagggaattttattcctatttgtcaattcacctgGGTTAAAGCAttgctaagcttcaacccagtcgaaatAACAGTTAGTGTAAAAAATCACAATAGAATAAAAGAGAGgcggatagaaaatagtcattaatgcataaactttagtactTCTGTGACTATTTTAATTTCTGAGTGTACTTAAACTTAGTCGATTAGCATAAAATTTTAGGACTTTagcctggtttgctactgagaaggaatcgctaaagaaatttctcgtcgattccttgcagaaattttctacagcgactcccatttgaactgacatttcttttcaactgcgtactgcgatcagaaaaaggcGCATTCTTGAGTGATTCGAGTGATTCCTTGCAGAAGTTTCCAATGCATCATTGCCTGGggaagataggccgagaaattacttgtcagcagcgaatcggGCTTACACTGTAAgatcaaagtaccctttaaagggtaaaaaagtaccctctttgagagaaactagtttaactcataaaaagagtaaatgGCTTGTACTCTCTAATGGGtacccgaataaaaaatacaatacaaaaacaatataacgtattacaacagtaccattcaatatattggaaatacaatacagtatatgtaaaatgacaatacaattacagtacaatatattgttttgaacagttcactgtatggtatatgagatttttgcaatataatgtatgggtggttaagtatcgtaacaatacaaatatacatatttactcatacaaacattttgaaaatacaatacgatatacccgcatagaaaaatacattttgcaTTACGGTCTGAACAGTAAGTTTCTGCTAACTGATACTGTTAATGTTCCACAAACAGTTGTTTATATGTTGAACAATATGGAACCTGAAACTTAACACAATAAATTGCCATTTGAGTCATTTTTGCCAAACGGTGACAATATTTAATATTGTCTAgatgtggttgaaatgtatCGGTGTGCTGACTCATTAGAAGTAGTGGCACTATAAGATTAACGTCTGTGAAATAGTTTGTGCTCAAATTTGCACTTCACTATATATAACTTAAAACCAACAGTTTGGCAAACTGTTACATTCACCGGTTTTTGTTTTAGCAATATTAAAGACACACGCTTTAAAAATTTAACtcactcaaattgaaaaatagGAAAAATATGATCAAAAGTTTCGTTTTTCGTTTTTCACGAAATCGAATTGGATATTGGAAAAGTGATAATGGAACGTACTTTGTCTTTTAATTATGAgtataaaaatgttttactatCATACGGTTAGAACACGGATTAGactaaaattaatatttatttattaatttttttatcgAAGTTTGAAACAGTGTCAAAGTCATTAGTATGTTTTTTAGcgtgcatgcaagtttgtcggTCAAACCCATCAAAACATTCAGagcgaaaaaagaaaaaaaaatcactgcaaCAGAAATCAAACGCAAATCTATGTACTGATGCTAGTTTTAAATGAAATTCGGCCGCGGTGGAACAGCAGCGCTATTATGGTGAGTAATAATAAATATCAATCCGTAACGCATTACTAAACCAAGCTTTTATTTCGACAGATTTCGTATGTGAAGATGATCATCGGCTTGGTGGCAGCTGCAAAAACAGCCGAACTCACCGCTGCTGGTTACTCTTGGCAATGAATGAACCAGCTGCAAGGAGAACCCATTGTCCGGATCACCTATACGTGGACATCAAACCAAAAGTGAGTTTCAAACTAGCTATGTCACCGATTTCAATTACGTATAACGATTCCTTCACGTTCCAGAGTCTGATTCACCAGCATCAAGCGTAGGCCATCCTGAACAACAGCCTGGATCCAAGAAGCAAGCGCTGAAAGAAAGCCATCTCTGTGAGGTTTATTCAGCTACGTAATTGCTGCATTCATGGACTTTAATCAGACTATGAAATGAAAGTGACTGGATCACCGATGATTAATCGCACCACCTCAACGGAGCACGAGCTTCAAAAGCATTGTTCAAGGCAAAATTGTGCCAcgattctatttttttattttaaatatcgaataaggCAACCTTAAGCTTTAAtaaacattcaaaatattttgtcttcaatgaaaattatttcttAAATTGAATAAGTCACAATGAAACAAGAAATAAGTGTAGTATAAATTCAATTCCAACAGAATTTTGTCTACACTTATTTTCTTCTTTCATTGTTTCGTATTAAATTTATTGATCAATTATTCTTTAACGGTAAAAGCATAAAGAAACAATACGATGTTAGGTTTAAATACTATATGGcacaataaatcaattattacaTAAACATTCATCGTTTTCACTTCAAATTTATAGTTTTACTGTTTGAAAACAGTTTGCCCTATAGTGGGTTGGCCGAAAAATGTATAGTATGTCTATCGTTTTGCAAACAGtaaaccaaaaattttgttcgcgaaaatcgacgtttttttatggttacataacttaaccgcctattccccatatttttatttttccaataaccatTCCCGAAACTGTCAAAATAGTTTGTGGTAAGGTTGATTTATTGTTAATTTGGAtgttatttgaaactgtttagATATTGTCGCAAGTGGTTGCGGATAGTTAAAGGAATGGTGCTCGTATGGTTCACAATTATGCGGGTAATGTTCacgtattgtcttgattagcaattcgtgtattgttgtacaatacaaaaacaattcaacgaactgtatcatggttgcattcgtcgttacagctaatgtcaagtgacttctaaaaaactacttattttaactttttgaatatttttcacccaacatttcttgctttctgaacttgctttgtttatttctttcagcaaagctacatagaaaaaagcaacagttgttttacgcgaaaataggaatttgaccaaaattgtaaggtataaaaccaattaaaaacaatacgatgttctgttacaatatattatattgtttttgaattgtatatccaaacaagaataatattgcttcgacattcaattacaatacgctgtattgtatccaatacgatatattgtacattaatggtttattccattcactgaatgatacgtttttatccgggtaagCCGCTTGTACTTCAAAACAAGGAGTAAAATTTACCTatttgaggaatccctaaaacaaaaaaatgggtaaatttaCCCCTTTTTTATATACTTTGTAGggaacaatataatatattatattatttatcaTATCAGAAAACAAACTAACAACACATATAAATAAAAGCAcaatattaaatattttattcagaataattttcacatATGTATTAATAAATAAACACTAAGTTGCAAAAATAACGACGCACTCATAGTTGCTGATATGGATGATTCTCCAAGGGTCTCAAAGATCTTTTCCGGGGTTTGTCACATCTGCCCGTTGATGCTGATTCCCTTTCTCCTGCTGCAAGTCCCTGGTAGATTTCATGTTCTATCATTACAATCTGGCATTTCCATCGTGTACGTCCGTATAAATGTAGAAATGGATTTTGGATGATAACTCTGATaaaagaatttgaaataaatttatcaACAGAGGGCCTCCAATTACTTAATTAACATGAAATCTTGTTAATAAAAGAATACTTACCATTTGACACATATATTCATCTTTTTCACTTGAATCTTAATCGAGTTATACTAGCTGAAACTGTAACTGCATCCTTATTTGATCTGAACGAAAGTAATTTTtcaccctttaatgggtaaacaCCTGGAACGTCAAATAGAGCAAAAAATACCCtgtttggaaaataataaagtaccctttattttgacagcttcatataacagaaaaaaatgggtgaattttgcactttaaagctaagtatgctgttctgctcaagaaaagtaaaaatttctgctcaagaaatggtcaagaaatttcctacagtgagcatcatttgaattgacatttcttttcaactgcgtactgtgatcaaagaaaaatgcttttcttgagcatttcttgtaagaaatttcccacgcatcgagataggcgattacttttctgttgaagtgcatacttcgcttaaagggtaatgccgagtttacagtgtaTCGCTCGATTCTGGTTTTATTTCGTGTTTGTGCAAATTTAACTGCGGGTGTGCAAATGTCTTTGAGAAACCGACCAAATTGTTTTGACAGTGCATGCAacactgaaacatttcaacgtGACTGTCTCGTCTGTTATGATACAACTAAAAAAGTTTCACTGTTGCCACTGCATTTGGCGCGCAACCGAAGTTCTTCATCAGTTCGATCAGAGTGCGGATTTCCGAAAATTTAGAAGTTGAAAAAGTGCGTGATTTCGGTGATTTCCGTAATATTTTCGATCAAAGCGTACAAAATGCCATTTAATCGCTCTCCCATGCGATATGGCCACATAGTTGGGTACACCAATGTGGTCTATCAGGAGAATGGCGATCGGATTCTCAGTGTTGGATATGACGGTGATGTCCGAATTTGGGACGGTGTGTTTGACGACGATGCGGCCACACATTGTGTGGCGGAGAACGTTTGGGCCACGCTCCAGTACGATGACCGGCTGCTGATTGCCAACGATCTGAACAGTGTCCAGGCTTATAAGTATCCGGAACTGGAAAAGGACGGTATCGAGTTTCGCTTCACGGCCTTCGTGACCAGTCTGGTTCGGAATGGACAGTATCTGGCAGCTGGTTCCGAGGATGGGAAAATTAAGATCAAGCCGACTGAGGAAGGAGGTGTGGAGTTCGACCTCGAAGAATTGCCCGGCCCGGTTTTGAGTATGGGGTTGAGTCCGAAGAATCTACTAGCGGCCAGTTGCGGCGACGGAAAGCTGAGGGTTTGGGACTTGGAGAGCAAGAAGCTGTTGAAGACCGTGGATGGCCTGCGGAAGGCGAAGAGTTTCGAGGGAAATGTGTATTTTGGTaagtagggttttgttcttcttcgtcgtaagcgctactattcgtcgtatcaaactttaaatgttccactacggcggatattcatacttacctgcaacatagattcattatccaagtgtaattttgtgaaagcttttagagtttgtacacttgtacaccaaaaatgcaataaaactactgtatttcgataaataacttcagttcaattatccactttgcactttttcaccgaaatcgcatggacgaacacgatttgagagaaatgcttagcgatcgactgagccacaccactttccaacacaagtttcttcccgcccccgtgggtgacttacttcgccgggcacttattttcactatgaaaaaccttcgtacttcttcactgaaggatttcattccaatcacacgccgtaaaacttcaataaatcaccaaattttacgaaatttcctcaaccgccgcgtataattgagaatgtaaacaaagtttaatccgtcgtactgagaaaaaaaaagcttgtgcgcatcattgtgtgcgcgacgctcgatgtaaaaatacggtttctttgattgtattgttttcgctgtactgtgagcaaataccataattgtacggtcaaaattaattgtgttcatatgtttgggctgaattttgataacgaacaatgaattttaaaggaaattagtatattcagCATGAtgtgctgaaggaatggagggagatgcccgtagatctatatattctagtaatacattttattatagcgttgatatgttgtgttttaaccattcaatacacacagtgagccgtaagttgtgagacgaatctggaaactgattgcgacggagttgaaaacgatacgacggactgagaatacggtaagatgcattttctttgcattatttccaaaaagagttcaagatttatcaaaatgttgttgtacaatgctaaagccgtattgagaaagaattgtttggcatcggtttgtgtcagcatcattcactgcaatactgggaaaattgcagttctcactgatcaatgcttaatacgatggatactagcacatcaccctaactTGAATTATGTACAAAGAATCAATTTCACATTTGTTTAGGACACTGTTTTCATATATCAATTTGGTAAAAACATACTAATAatgatttattgaattttaaatactttattAAGAATGGAAGTCAATAATATCATCTGTTATCGGACAATCATAAACTGTTTCCATTTCCTTCCATCTTCGGAATaatggaaaataattgaatttgtgtCTAAACTTAACCCAATTCCATGTTTGTACAGTTATCAACATTCAAACATACAACAATTAAAACTGAATGTTAATGCTCTATATGATGGCTCAAGTCCTTCATTACATCGTTCAGATGTAGTAGAGTGCATACGCTCATAATTACTTTACTTTTCAGGTGTATAGTCCCCATTACCATTATTTCAGGAGTTTTTTCAGTAGCTTTCTCATTGAAACATATgcccaacttttttttttctaagaatgtaCTCAAAAAATTCTCTAGAAAATCTGGGGATTCTTTTAGAGATATATAAAATGATTCTAATAACTGATTCTTCCAGAATGCACTTAAGATGTTactttaagaatttgttttctaaacaatttctcgaacaaaatattccaaaaaatcgttgtcgtcgttgtcgtcgagTCTAATACACGACACTCAAGACGAGCTtaaagttgaggtcgaaatacgcgtatctgtcaaaggatacaaactctagcggaattCGGTGGTATAGCACTAAATTCGTTGTTTCgtttaattattaaaaaaaaattgtttgaatgaaTGTCCTTGATAATCCATTGAAATTATGTCAGATTTGTTAGAGATACTCattaaagaattcctggaaaagtttctcagaTCATAGTTGGAGGCACGACAGACATCAGAAAACTTATTAATAGCGCATTATTCCTTCCCTGAATGCATCATCGGAGAAGAAAACCTTATCAAAAATCATATCGGAATTCTAAATTATTACCTATAAGAAATTACCTGTAATGAATTACTCAGAACGAATACATTTAGAAACAAAaactcatcttcttcttcttttctggcgttacgtccccactgggacagagcctgcttctcagcttagtgttcttatgagcacttccacagttattaactgagagcttactatgccaatgaccatttttgcatgcgtatatcgtgtggcaggtacgaagatactctatgccctgggaagtcgagaaaatttccaacctgaaaagatcctcgaccggtgggattcgaacccacgagccTCAGCtttgtcttgctgaatagctgcgcgtttaccgctacggctatctgggccgctcgaaaaaaaactcatatgatttctgaaaatatcttttgaagtacTTATTTCTGAAATATTCAAACTCCAAAAGTTATTCTTATTATAATTCAATACGGAAAGGCTTAATGAAATTCTTTAACAAGTTttaaaggaatctttggaggtgGCGCTGTCTTTGCATTGGGGGGAATAATGTAAGAATTATTAGTACAGTTTATGAAATAGTTACTTGTGATATGAATGAAACATATTTGGAGAAACATGTTGAGGAACTTCTAGTTGAAATCTTGGAAAAGTTCTTGGGGAAGTATTGGAGGAATACCTATTTTCCAGGTTAAGAATTGCAAGGGGAATTTCTAGGGAAATTGCTATTGAATTTATTAAAGCAATACTCcagggaacttttccagcaATGCCTGAAATGTTATCTAAAATAGAGATGGTCATGGTCAAATTTAAGAAGGCTCTTTTTctccacataaaaaaaataatgatggaTGATCTTTATATGGAATAATCTGGTAGCTGAAGGTATCAAAAATTGTcgtttctgaaattatttttgaggtGGTTCAGTATccgaatacattttttttattaattgaaGTAagaagccggatcctattcttggcacttttgattcacttgggcagtgtggtttttttttgaaagctattgagctcatatttggccacattatgcgtcgtattgaagtgcttcttaaaACAAAGTTTCGATTCGGGCGAAAAAAACCATGACAAAGTGAATCatagaagtgcccaagtagctctgcaccctatataTAACTTTCGTTCATAAGTTTTGAATAAAGTATGGCCAGTATGTGACAGGTTGTTTTAGTAAACGTTCATGGGCTGTCCAAGAGTCAAGAGTCCAATTTTATGATATCAATTTGAGTAAACGCTCAACAAAATTACATACTGGGAAAAGTTAAAGGTTTCACTTAGT includes:
- the LOC5570500 gene encoding mitochondrial enolase superfamily member 1, which encodes MMAQSSANDKCLNITTLDAKDIRWPTSLGAHGSDAMHTDPDYSCVYVTIHTAEGIRGYGMTFTLGRGTDIVLMAVKAMKRFVENRTTASIYQNFAKFWREITSESQLRWIGPEKGVTHLAVAAIVNALWDLWGKIRAVPVWRLLTEMEPEELVSTIDFRYITDAITPEEVIDILRKNKTLRKTKTEDLIENGYPAYTTQVGWLGYSDDLIRSLCKKYLRAGFTAFKIKVGQDLENDIKRCKLVREEIGWDNKLMVDANQIWDVNTAIEWMEKLKDFQLLWIEEPTSPDDVLGHKKIAEALKKYNIGVATGEMCCNRVLFKQFLQANALEFCQIDSARIGGVNEILSVYLMAKKFGVKVCPHAGGVGLCEMVQHLQMWDYTSVSCSKQERMVEFVDQQHEQFLHPAVINENACYAAPTAPGYSTELKPEAVSMFEYPGGSEWQRMFAEEIFKNE